From Phragmites australis chromosome 5, lpPhrAust1.1, whole genome shotgun sequence, a single genomic window includes:
- the LOC133919599 gene encoding growth-regulating factor 4-like yields the protein MAMPYASLSPAGADHRSSTATASLLPFCRSSPLSAGDVGGGRLGYDAQMSGRWAAARSPPFTAAQYEELEQQALIYKYLVAGVPVPPDLVLPIRRGLDSLATRFYGHPTLGYGSYFGKKLDREPGRCRRTDGKKWRCSKEAAPDSKYCERHMHRGRNRSRKPVETQLVPQSQPPATAATPLAVATNSSNFQNHSLYPAIAGSTGAGGASYISRPFSSSLVSAQLHMDNAASYAALSGGTGKDVRYTAYGIRSLADEHSQLITEAIDSSMENQWRLPPSHNSPFPLSSYPQLGALSDLCQNTVDSLSKMDRQPLSFLGSEFGTVDSVKQENQTLRPFFDEWPKARDSWSGLADENANLSFSATQLSISIPMASSDFSVASSQSPNGD from the exons ATGGCGATGCCGTATGCCTCTCTTTCCCCGGCAGGCGCCGACCACcgctcctccaccgccaccgcgtCCCTCCTCCCCTTCTGCCGCTCCTCTCCGCTCTCCGC GGGTGACGTAGGAGGCGGCAGGCTGGGGTACGACGCGCAGATGAGCGGGAgatgggcggcggcgaggtcgcCGCCGTTCACGGCGGCGCAGTACGAGGAGTTGGAGCAGCAGGCACTCATATACAAGTACCTGGTAGCCGGCGTGCCCGTCCCGCCGGATCTCGTGCTCCCCATCCGCCGCGGCCTCGACTCCCTCGCCACCCGCTTCTACGGCCACCCAACAC TTGGGTATGGATCGTACTTCGGCAAGAAGCTGGATCGGGAGCCGGGCCGGTGCCGGCGTACGGACGGCAAGAAGTGGCGGTGCTCCAAGGAGGCCGCCCCGGACTCCAAGTACTGCGAGCGCCACATGCACCGCGGCCGCAACCGTTCAAGAAAGCCTGTGGAAACGCAGCTCGTCCCCCAGTCCCAACCGCCCGCCACCGCCGCAACGCCCCTCGCAGTTGCCACCAACAGCAGCAACTTCCAGAACCATTCCCTTTACCCGGCCATTGCCGGCAGCACTGGTGCAGGCGGGGCCAGCTACATCTCCAGGCCGTTCTCCTCGTCGTTGGTGTCTGCACAGCTGCACATGGACAATGCTGCCAGTTATGCAGCTCTAAGTGGTGGAACAGGCAAAGATGTCAG GTATACTGCTTACGGAATAAGATCTTTGGCAGATGAGCACAGTCAGCTCATTACAGAAGCTATTGATTCATCCATGGAGAACCAGTGGCGCCTTCCGCCATCTCATAACTCTCCGTTCCCTCTTTCGAGCTACCCCCAGCTTGGGGCACTGAGTGACCTGTGTCAAAACACAGTCGACTCTCTCTCGAAGATGGATAGGCAGCCACTTTCCTTCTTAGGGAGTGAGTTCGGAACCGTCGACTCCGTGAAGCAGGAGAATCAGACGCTGCGGCCCTTCTTCGACGAGTGGCCAAAGGCAAGGGACTCCTGGTCAGGCCTTGCTGATGAGAATGCTAACCTCTCGTTCTCGGCGACCCAACTGTCGATTTCCATACCGATGGCGTCCTCGGACTTCTCGGTGGCCAGCTCCCAATCGCCGAACG GTGACTGA